The Podarcis muralis chromosome 10, rPodMur119.hap1.1, whole genome shotgun sequence genome includes a region encoding these proteins:
- the TES gene encoding testin: MDLESKIKKMGLGHEEGSGAPCLKCKDKCEGFELHFWRKICRNCKCGQEEHDVPTSNEDDRKVGKLFEDTKYTTLIAKLKSDGIPMYKRNVMILTNPVAAKKNVSINTVTYEWAPPVQNQSLARHYMQMLPKEKQPVAGSEGAQYRKKQLAKQLPAHDQDPSKCHELSPNEVKQMEQFVKKYKNEALGVGDVKLPSEVEGKAAGKDVPTNGERGTPATVGAMEDKLAGPKASQYCCFRCKLSMKEGDPAVYAERAGYDKLWHPACFVCCTCGELLVDMIYFWKNGKLYCGRHYCDSEKPRCAGCDELIFSNEYTQAEGQSWHLKHFCCFDCDCVLAGEIYVMVNEKPVCKPCYVKNHAVVCQGCHNAIDPEVQRVSYNNFNWHATTECFLCSCCSKCLIGQKFMPVEGMVFCSVECKKKMMS, translated from the exons ATGGATCTGGAAAGCAAGATCAAGAAG ATGGGCTTAGGACATGAAGAAGGATCTGGGGCCCCTTGCTTGAAGTGCAAAGACAAATGTGAAGGATTTGAGCTACATTTCTGGAG GAAAATATGTCGAAACTGCAAGTGTGGGCAGGAGGAGCACGATGTTCCCACTAGTAACGAGGACGACCGCAAAGTGGGGAAGCTCTTTGAGGATACAAAATATACAACCCTCATTGCAAAGCTGAAATCGGATGGGATCCCTATGTACAAGCGCAATGTTATGATACTGACTAATCCAGTGGCTGCCAAGAAGAACGTGTCGATCAATACTGTGACTTACGAATGGGCACCTCCTGTTCAGAATCAAAGCCTG GCAAGACATTATATGCAGATGCTTCCCAAGGAGAAGCAACCCGTGGCTGGCTCGGAAGGTGCTCAGTACAGGAAGAAGCAGTTGGCCAAGCAGCTGCCCGCACACGATCAGGATCCGTCCAAATGCCACGAGCTGAGTCCTAACGAGGTGAAGCAGATGGAGCAGTTTGTGAAGAAATACAAGAACGAGGCGCTCGGGGTGGGAGATGTCAAGCTGCCGAGCGAAGTGGAAGGCAAAGCTGCCGGGAAGGATGTCCCGACTAATGGGGAGAGAGGCACCCCGGCCACCGTAGGAGCCATGGAAGACAAACTGGCTGGTCCAAAGGCATCCCAATAT TGCTGCTTCCGGTGCAAACTGAGCATGAAGGAAGGGGACCCGGCTGTCTACGCCGAGCGGGCTGGCTACGACAAACTCTGGCATCCGGCTTGTTTTGTCTGCTGCACCTGCGGCGAGCTCCTTGTGGATATGATCTACTTCTGGAAGAATGGGAAGCTGTACTGTGGCCGGCACTACTGTGACAGCGAGAAGCCCCGCTGCGCTGGCTGCGATGAG CTTATATTCAGCAATGAGTACACCCAGGCCGAAGGTCAAAGCTGGCATCTGAaacacttctgctgctttgactGCGACTGTGTCTTGGCTGGGGAGATCTACGTCATGGTAAACGAAAAGCCTGTCTGCAAACCATGCTACGTGAAGAACCATGCCGTG GTCTGCCAGGGTTGCCACAACGCTATCGACCCCGAAGTTCAACGTGTGAGTTACAACAATTTCAACTGGCATGCCACCACAGAGTGCTTTCTGTGCTCCTGTTGCAGCAAGTGTCTCATTGGCCAGAAGTTTATGCCGGTAGAAGGAATGGTTTTCTGCTCGGTGGAATGTAAGAAAAAGATGATGTCCTAA